One region of Zootoca vivipara chromosome 7, rZooViv1.1, whole genome shotgun sequence genomic DNA includes:
- the PACSIN1 gene encoding protein kinase C and casein kinase substrate in neurons protein 1: protein MSGSYDESAASAEEITDSFWEVGNYKRTVKRIDDGYRLCNDLMNCVQERAKIEKAYSQQLIDWSKRWRQLIEKGPQYGSLEKAWMAIMTEADKVSELHQEVKNSLLNDDFEKVKNWQKDAFHKQIMGGFKEAKEAEDGFRKAQKPWAKKMKELETAKKAYHLACKEEKLAMTREANSKAEQSITPDQQKKLQDKVEKCKQDVQKTQDKYEKVVDELSKCTPQYMESMEQVFEQCQQFEEKRLIFLKEVLLDIKRHLNLAENNSSYSKVYRELEQTIRTADAQEDLRWFRNTSGPGMPMNWPQVEEWNPDAAAQPVARKEKPPKKTETSNASNSSGGGEAAAQAGDRGSVSSYDRSQAYAAEWSDDEGGNTFNSSEANGGANSFEEEPAAKGVRVRALYDYDGQEQDELSFKAGDELTKLGEEDEQGWCKGRLDNGQLGLYPANYVESI from the exons GTGGGGAACTACAAACGGACGGTGAAACGGATTGATGATGGATATCGGCTGTGCAATGACCTGATGAACTGTGTCCAAGAGCGGGCCAAGATCGAGAAGGCATATTCCCAGCAGCTGATTGATTGGTCCAAACGGTGGAGGCAGCTAATAGAGAAAG GCCCACAGTACGGCAGTTTGGAGAAAGCGTGGATGGCCATAATGACAGAGGCGGACAAGGTGAGCGAGCTGCATCAGGAAGTGAAGAATAGCTTGTTGAACGACGACTTCGAGAAGGTGAAGAACTGGCAGAAGGATGCATTCCACAAACAGATCATGGGAGGCTTCAAGGAGGCCAAGGAAGCAGAGGATGGTTTTCGGAAAGCACAGAAACCCTGGGCCAAGAAGATGAAGGAG CTGGAAACAGCCAAGAAAGCGTATCACCTGGCATGCAAAGAGGAGAAGCTCGCCATGACCCGAGAAGCCAACAGTAAAGCTGAGCAGTCCATCACTCCAGATcagcaaaagaagctgcaagacAAAGTGGAAAAATGCAAGCAGGATGTGCAAAAG ACCCAGGACAAGTATGAAAAGGTGGTGGATGAGCTTAGTAAGTGTACCCCACAGTACATGGAAAGTATGGAGCAGGTCTTTGAGCAATGCCAGCAATTCGAAGAGAAGAGACTCATCTTCTTGAAGGAGGTGCTGTTGGACATCAAGCGGCACCTGAACCTGGCGGAGAACAACAG CAGTTATAGTAAGGTGTACCGTGAGCTGGAGCAGACCATCCGCACTGCCGATGCGCAAGAAGACCTACGATGGTTCCGCAACACTAGTGGCCCAGGAATGCCCATGAACTGGCCTCAGGTAGAG gagtggaaCCCagatgcagcagcacaaccagtaGCAAGGAAAGAGAAACCTCCAAAAAAGACTGAAACAAGCAACGCATCCAAttccagtgggggtggggaggcagcagcaCAAGCTGGGGACCGTGGCAG CGTGAGCAGCTATGATCGTAGCCAAGCCTACGCTGCCGAGTGGTCAGATGACGAGGGCGGCAACACCTTCAACTCCAGCGAAGCCAATGGTGGTGCCAACTCCTTCGAGGAAGAGCCAGCTGCAAAAGGCGTGCGCGTACGAGCTCTGTATGACTATGACGGGCAGGAGCAGGACGAGCTGAGTTTCAAAGCAG gtgATGAATTAACCAAATTAGGTGAAGAAGACGAACAAGGCTGGTGCAAAGGGCGTCTGGACAACGGGCAACTGGGTCTTTATCCAGCTAACTATGTGGAGTCTATCTAG